Part of the Phycisphaerales bacterium genome, GACCAGTTCTCCCACGTGGTGCCCTGAGTGCCTCGGCCCGGCGGGCCGGCTGTCATACTTCCCATCCCCGGCGGCCGGGGCAAGCCTCGGGCGGGCCTGAGGCCCCCAAGAGCGGGCAAAACCGCAAAAATCGACCGAACAAGGGCCAGCCCGACCCCACTCTAGCCGCTCAGGGCCTTCACCGACCTCTCCAGAACCGCCAGAGCCCCGCTGAGGTAGATCGCGTCGCCCTCGTGCTCCAGATTCGCCGGGGCCGCCGCCGAGGCGATCAGCCGCTTGCACTGCAGCAGGCGGGCGTAGTCCTTCTCGACCGGCAAACCGGCCTCACGCCGGGCCTTGGCGATCATCGACACCGGCTTCAGGCCGCACAGCCGCTCCGTGCGGCCCCAGAATTGCCGCTCGAGGTACAGCCCGTCCTCGGCCCAGTGCCCGGGGTGGACCAGCCCCAGGTCGATCAGGGCGCACCGCTGGCCGGCGTGGCCGTGCCCGTTGTCCGAGGGCTGCCGCCACATGGCGTTGGCCGGGTGTACGTCGCCGTGCTGCCACGCGCTCACGGGCCGGGCGTTCCAGATCGACAGGGCCTCGGGCAGCAGCTTCCGGGCGCTCTTGAGGGCGTTGTTCCAGTGCTGGGCATCCGGGATGGCGTTGTCGTGGGCCATCTGGCGTGCTTGCTCGTGCGCGTGGGCCCAGTCGGGCTCGACCGGGCGGCCCGTCGGCTGCCACTGCTGCTCCGCTCGGATCTGGAAGTCGCTCGCGGCGTCGATCAGGGCCCGCAGCCCGTGCTCGTCGAAGTTGGTCGCGACGGTGCCGCCCTCGAACCGCTCGATCACCAGCCAGCACAGGTCATATGAGCCAAGGTTGTCCGCCGAGGCCAGCACGCGCGGCGTCGAGAGCGAGAGGCAGTCGGGGGCCGACCAGCCCTTCTTCCAGCAATCGCCCAGGGCCGCCGCCCAGCGGCGCTCGTTCGGCCCCACGGGCACCTTCACCATGCAGGGCACGGTCGTGCCGTCGTCAAGGGTCCACGTGGAGAAGCCGGTGGCCGCGCCGCCGCGCTGCCAGCTCGTCCGGAACCATTCGATGTCACCGAGGTTGTCGCCCGCGGCCTCTTTGACCACCGGTGCCAGCATCGCCCCGAGCGCCAGCGGATCGCTGGTGTCCAGGGCGCCCGCGTTTGGCTGCGGATCGGCCATCGCCAGGTGGCGCCTCCCTTGTCCGATCTGCCGAATCTATGCAGGGCCGTCCTGACCCCGGCACGCTCGAACGAACACACTGTACACGCCCGAACCGAGCGCACCGTTTCCGCTCCGCTCGGGGTGCCATTGCACC contains:
- a CDS encoding aminoglycoside phosphotransferase family protein — encoded protein: MADPQPNAGALDTSDPLALGAMLAPVVKEAAGDNLGDIEWFRTSWQRGGAATGFSTWTLDDGTTVPCMVKVPVGPNERRWAAALGDCWKKGWSAPDCLSLSTPRVLASADNLGSYDLCWLVIERFEGGTVATNFDEHGLRALIDAASDFQIRAEQQWQPTGRPVEPDWAHAHEQARQMAHDNAIPDAQHWNNALKSARKLLPEALSIWNARPVSAWQHGDVHPANAMWRQPSDNGHGHAGQRCALIDLGLVHPGHWAEDGLYLERQFWGRTERLCGLKPVSMIAKARREAGLPVEKDYARLLQCKRLIASAAAPANLEHEGDAIYLSGALAVLERSVKALSG